Proteins encoded within one genomic window of uncultured Draconibacterium sp.:
- a CDS encoding GH92 family glycosyl hydrolase, whose amino-acid sequence MRALTVLIALTLFVSGCVSEQNQTEQDILNYVDPFIGTGFHGHTFPGATTPFGMVQLSPDTHIMGWDASSGYHNEDSTIYGFSHTHLSGTGIGDLGDVLLLPYSNSDELKPIGLFDKNDETSSPGYYKVRLKNLNVTAELTATKRVGFHKYSFDDSSDRNVMLDLGHILQPNWGHSIVEKSIHQIDNKTFEGVQLTKGWAEDHLVAYRIEFSEAFDQLKTFAEGEPTTETSLTGKDIKLHFEFPDNDKSLLVKVALSVVDESGAHKNMQAELTGWDFDKTVEQAKAEWREALQGITISTDNEAVKTNFYTALYHSMMSPFTAQNVDGRYRGMDKTIRQAPEGFTNYTVFSLWDTFRAFHPLITIIRPEKAGEWAEALVQKYREGGLLPKWPLASNYTGTMVGYPATSVMADALAKGLVPNADLEDWKEAAVKSATWQPEWLEEHKGTRGAEVMMKHIYYKEKYGFIPSDSITASVSYGVEMAYYDWCVAEIAKTAGDEKTADEFYKKSKYYENYFDASTGFMRGKNGDGSWRTPFNPKYSDHNHADYTEGNAYQWSYFAPHDMNGMVNLFGGKDAFESSLDSLFTTSSEILGENASADITGLIGQYAHGNEPSHHMAYLYNYTNAKWKTQKYLDHVLYDFYLPEPAGIIGNEDCGQMSAWYVLNAIGFYQVCPGDPTYTIGRPVVDKASVRVPDGTFEIIAHNNSKENKFIEKVVLNGETLEEPFFSHEDLMKGGKLEFFMTAKH is encoded by the coding sequence ATGAGAGCACTAACTGTACTTATCGCCCTGACTTTATTTGTTTCAGGCTGTGTTTCGGAGCAAAACCAAACCGAACAGGATATTTTAAACTACGTTGATCCGTTTATCGGGACAGGTTTTCACGGACATACTTTCCCCGGTGCAACCACTCCGTTTGGAATGGTTCAGCTGAGTCCGGATACCCACATTATGGGTTGGGATGCCAGCAGTGGTTACCACAACGAAGATTCAACCATTTACGGATTTAGCCACACGCATTTGAGTGGTACCGGTATTGGCGATCTTGGCGATGTGCTTTTGCTCCCCTATTCAAATTCGGACGAGTTAAAACCGATTGGCCTGTTTGATAAAAACGATGAAACGTCGTCGCCCGGATATTACAAAGTACGTTTGAAAAACCTGAATGTAACAGCAGAATTAACGGCTACCAAACGCGTGGGCTTTCATAAATATTCGTTTGACGACAGCAGCGACAGAAATGTAATGCTCGACCTTGGGCATATTTTGCAGCCGAATTGGGGGCACAGCATTGTAGAAAAATCGATTCACCAGATTGATAACAAAACTTTTGAAGGTGTTCAGCTTACAAAAGGCTGGGCTGAAGATCATTTGGTAGCTTACCGTATTGAATTTTCAGAAGCATTTGACCAGTTAAAAACTTTTGCTGAAGGCGAACCAACTACTGAAACCAGTCTGACAGGAAAAGACATAAAATTACATTTTGAGTTTCCCGACAATGACAAATCATTGCTGGTAAAAGTAGCATTATCGGTGGTTGACGAATCCGGTGCCCATAAAAACATGCAGGCTGAACTTACAGGTTGGGATTTTGACAAAACTGTTGAGCAAGCTAAAGCAGAATGGCGCGAAGCCTTGCAGGGAATTACCATTTCAACCGATAACGAAGCAGTAAAAACCAACTTTTACACCGCATTGTACCACAGTATGATGTCGCCATTTACAGCACAGAATGTTGACGGTCGTTACCGCGGAATGGACAAAACCATCCGCCAGGCACCGGAAGGATTTACCAATTACACCGTTTTTTCGTTGTGGGATACGTTCCGGGCTTTTCACCCGCTGATTACCATTATCCGACCTGAAAAAGCCGGAGAGTGGGCCGAGGCGCTGGTACAGAAATACCGTGAAGGCGGACTTCTTCCGAAATGGCCGCTGGCCTCGAATTACACCGGAACAATGGTGGGCTACCCGGCAACATCGGTAATGGCCGATGCGCTGGCAAAAGGTTTGGTGCCAAATGCTGATCTTGAAGATTGGAAAGAAGCTGCCGTAAAATCAGCGACCTGGCAACCGGAATGGTTGGAAGAACACAAGGGAACACGCGGAGCAGAAGTAATGATGAAGCATATTTATTACAAAGAAAAATACGGTTTTATTCCATCTGATTCAATCACTGCCTCTGTTTCGTATGGTGTTGAAATGGCTTATTACGACTGGTGCGTAGCAGAAATTGCCAAAACTGCCGGCGACGAGAAAACAGCTGATGAGTTCTATAAAAAGTCGAAATACTACGAAAACTATTTTGATGCCTCAACAGGATTTATGCGCGGGAAAAATGGTGATGGCAGCTGGCGAACGCCTTTTAATCCTAAATATTCCGATCATAATCATGCCGATTACACCGAAGGAAATGCCTACCAGTGGAGTTATTTTGCCCCACACGATATGAATGGAATGGTTAACCTGTTTGGTGGAAAGGATGCGTTCGAATCAAGTCTGGATAGCTTGTTTACTACCAGCTCCGAGATTCTGGGAGAAAATGCATCGGCTGATATCACCGGTTTAATCGGGCAATACGCGCACGGAAATGAGCCAAGTCACCACATGGCCTATTTATACAACTACACCAATGCAAAGTGGAAAACACAAAAATACCTCGACCATGTATTGTACGATTTCTACTTGCCGGAACCTGCCGGAATAATTGGCAACGAAGATTGCGGCCAGATGTCGGCATGGTATGTATTAAACGCCATTGGCTTTTACCAGGTTTGTCCCGGCGATCCCACTTACACGATTGGACGTCCGGTTGTCGACAAAGCTTCGGTTAGAGTTCCGGATGGTACTTTTGAGATCATCGCTCACAACAATTCAAAAGAAAATAAATTCATCGAAAAAGTTGTGCTAAACGGCGAAACGCTTGAAGAGCCTTTCTTTTCGCACGAAGACTTGATGAAAGGTGGCAAACTGGAATTTTTTATGACAGCAAAACACTAG
- a CDS encoding Xaa-Pro aminopeptidase, with product MFQKEIYIERRKVLKEKVGEGLILLFGNDESSMNYADNTYHFRQDSTFLYYFGIQHPGLAAVIDIDNDKEIIFGNDYTIDDIVWMGPQPTIADRAALCGVSTVFPMKELASVVEKSKKIHFLPLYRPENKIKLFELIDVAPKDVANTYSLELVKAVVSQREIKSKEEIEQLHQAVNVSVDMHVAAMKFARPGMTEAQVASEIHKVALAAGGNIAFPIIATKNGQTLHNHFHGNTVKEGDLFLVDAGYENELSYSGDLSSTFPVSKKFTLEQKEIYEISLAGHEAAISALEFGKPYKNAHIAAATTIFDGLKSMGFTKGNAMDAFEAGAHALFFPCGTGHMMGMDVHDMEDLGEVWVGYDGQPKSTQFGLKSLRLAKPLRAGHVFTIEPGIYFIPELIDLWRGQGKFNDFINWEKVDSYRNLGGMRNEEDFVMTENGAQLLGKPKPKTVEDVEALRG from the coding sequence ATGTTTCAGAAAGAGATTTACATCGAACGAAGAAAAGTTCTAAAGGAGAAAGTTGGGGAAGGATTGATTTTGTTGTTTGGAAACGACGAATCATCGATGAATTATGCTGATAACACTTACCATTTCAGGCAAGACAGCACGTTTTTGTATTACTTCGGAATTCAGCATCCGGGTTTGGCTGCGGTAATCGATATTGATAACGACAAGGAGATAATTTTCGGAAATGATTATACCATCGACGATATTGTGTGGATGGGACCACAACCAACCATTGCCGATCGTGCTGCTCTATGCGGTGTGTCAACAGTGTTCCCGATGAAAGAATTGGCTTCTGTTGTGGAGAAAAGTAAAAAGATTCATTTCCTGCCGCTTTATCGTCCGGAGAATAAAATAAAGTTGTTCGAACTGATCGATGTGGCACCCAAAGATGTTGCTAATACGTACTCGCTTGAGTTGGTAAAAGCCGTTGTCAGTCAGCGCGAGATAAAAAGCAAAGAAGAGATTGAGCAGCTGCATCAGGCTGTGAACGTTTCGGTTGATATGCATGTGGCGGCTATGAAATTTGCACGCCCCGGAATGACAGAAGCTCAGGTAGCATCTGAAATTCACAAAGTGGCGCTGGCAGCCGGCGGAAACATTGCTTTCCCGATAATTGCCACCAAAAACGGGCAAACACTGCACAATCATTTTCATGGTAACACCGTAAAAGAAGGCGACTTGTTTTTGGTTGATGCCGGTTACGAAAACGAATTGAGTTACTCAGGAGATTTGTCGAGTACTTTCCCGGTAAGCAAAAAATTCACGCTGGAGCAAAAAGAGATTTACGAAATATCTTTGGCCGGACATGAAGCTGCCATTAGCGCGCTTGAGTTTGGCAAACCATATAAAAACGCTCACATTGCAGCTGCTACAACCATTTTTGATGGATTGAAATCAATGGGTTTCACAAAAGGTAATGCGATGGATGCATTTGAGGCGGGTGCTCATGCTTTATTTTTCCCATGCGGAACCGGGCACATGATGGGAATGGATGTGCACGATATGGAAGATCTTGGCGAAGTTTGGGTTGGTTACGACGGCCAGCCAAAAAGTACACAGTTTGGTTTAAAATCGCTTCGTCTGGCAAAACCGCTCAGAGCGGGCCATGTATTTACCATCGAACCCGGGATTTACTTTATTCCTGAATTGATCGATCTTTGGCGCGGACAAGGCAAATTCAATGATTTTATCAATTGGGAAAAGGTTGACAGCTACCGTAATCTTGGCGGAATGCGAAACGAAGAAGATTTTGTAATGACCGAAAACGGTGCGCAGTTACTCGGCAAGCCAAAACCAAAAACCGTTGAAGATGTAGAAGCGCTGCGAGGATAA